One window of Thermocoleostomius sinensis A174 genomic DNA carries:
- a CDS encoding Npun_F5749 family FMN-dependent PPOX-type flavoprotein translates to MKLAPWRQPLAHALYRNRSLAYSRYAQLATVQRDGRPANRTIVFRGFLNDTNQLKFVTDNRSDKIGQIVQQPWGELCWYFPKTREQFRLLGTLAIVNSVTQEIELATARTEQWQNLSDAARLQFAWPHPSNPRDVSTQFDVSAPDATQPLDNFCLLLLNPTQVDHLELRGNPQNRHRYDRIETSNETQWTIQEINP, encoded by the coding sequence ATGAAGCTTGCTCCTTGGCGACAACCCCTCGCCCATGCCCTGTACCGTAACCGATCGTTGGCTTATTCCCGTTATGCGCAACTGGCAACTGTGCAACGAGATGGACGCCCTGCCAACCGGACGATCGTCTTTCGCGGTTTTCTGAACGACACCAATCAGTTGAAGTTTGTCACCGACAATCGCAGTGATAAAATCGGGCAAATTGTGCAGCAACCGTGGGGTGAGTTGTGCTGGTACTTCCCGAAAACGCGGGAACAGTTTCGCTTGTTGGGGACTTTGGCAATTGTCAATTCCGTCACACAAGAGATTGAATTAGCCACAGCCAGAACAGAGCAATGGCAAAATCTATCGGATGCCGCCCGACTCCAATTCGCCTGGCCTCATCCCAGCAACCCAAGAGATGTGTCTACCCAGTTTGATGTCTCTGCACCTGATGCTACTCAACCGCTTGATAACTTTTGTTTGTTGCTGCTCAATCCCACGCAGGTTGATCACTTGGAATTACGCGGCAATCCGCAAAATCGCCACCGCTACGATCGGATAGAAACGAGTAACGAGACTCAGTGGACAATTCAGGAAATTAACCCATGA